CAGCCCCCAAGTGGCCACACCCTGTGCTTCTGTCTGTCCTGTGGGCACTGAGGTCCCTCCCTCTGCACAGCCGGGGCCAGAGGCAGAGACGCCATGACCCCCACCCTCACGGCCCTGCTCCTCCTCGGTGAGATCTCAGGAGGGGAGAGGATGCCCTAGTCTGGGAGGGACCCACCCCACAACCAGGCCCTGGGCAGTCAAAGACCTCAGGCACAGGAGGGTCATCAGGAGGAGGGGTGTTGCTCAGGACTCAGGGCCATCCTCTCACAGGGACTCTCTTCCAGGTCTCAGTGTGGAACCCAGGACCCAAGTGCAGGCAGGTGAGTGTGTCCCCAGGTGTCCCATCCCACCTCCTCACTGGGGACGGGGGTCACCCACCAGGCAGCTGGGAATGGACGACAGCAGTTCTGGGCAGATGGAGAGGGGACGTCTGGGCGTTTGGGGCTGAGCTGGGAACTGGAGGTGGGAACGGTCTTGTGAccgagcctctgtttccttccagGGACCCTCCTCACACCCTCCATCTGggctgagccaggctctgtggtCCCCTGGGGTAGTGCTGTGAACATCTGGTGTCAGGGGACCCTGGAGGCCCAGAAGCTCCATGTGTATAAAGAGGAAGGCTCAATGTACCTGGACAGACAGCCCACACTAGAGCCTGGGAACAAGGCCAAGTTCTCCATCACACACATGACAGATGGACATGCAGGACGGTATCACTGTTCCTATCGGAGCCCCGCTGGCTTGTCAGAGCGCAGTGACCCCCTGGAGCTGGTGGTGACAGGTGCGAGCCCCCTCAGGGTCCCCGCCCCAGGCTCTGCCTTCAGGGAGGGGGTCTCCTCCCAGCGTGTCTCCCCTCACAGTCCAGCCCTGGGGGCATTGTGGGGGGTGGAATCTGAGCCCCAGTTAAcacgccccctcctcctctcctaggATTCCATGACAAACCCCGTCTCTCAGCCCTGCCCAGACCCGTCGTGACCTCAGGAGGGAAGGTGACCCTCCAGTGCACCTCACGGATGGGATTCCATAGGTTCGTCCTGATGAAGGAAGGAGAATCCAGACCCGCCTGGACCCTCGACTCCCAGCGACACACCAGTGGGCAGGTCCAGGCCCTGTTTCCTGTGGGCCCTGTGACCCCCAGCGCCAGGTGGACCTTCAGATGCTATGGCTATTACAGCAACACCCCCCACATGTGGTCACTCTCCAGTGACCCCCTGGAGCTCCTGGTCTCAGGTGAGGGAAGCTGATTTTTGTTGCATCCGTGTTTTGACCACCAGACAGGTTATGGAGGCTCTGCTCCCAGGGGAGCCCCAGatcagagggtggggggagggggacacgggATCTCACAggtcagagacacagaatgtgagagACACTGAGACCTGGGGGTCAGGACAGGAGAAGAGAGGTTTGGGGAGAATCTGCTCCTCAACCCACGACTGGTTGTCTCCCAGGTAtgtccaggaagccctccctcctGACCCAGCAGAGCCCTGTCGTGACCCCTGGACAGAGGCTGACCCTCCAGTGTCGCTCTGACGTCGGCTATGACAGATTCGCTCTGTACAAGGAGGGGGCACGTGACCTTCCCCAGCACCTTAGCCtgcagccccaggctgggctctcgGGGGCCGACTTCCCCCTGGGCCCAGTGAGCGGCTCCCATGGGGGCCGGTACACATGCTATGGTGGACACAACCTCTCCTCCGAGTGGTCGGCCCCCAGTGACCCCCTGGACATCCTGGTCACAGGTGAGGGGACACGGGTTCAGTCAGGGCCCCAGACTCTGCACAGGCCCTGCTGGGGGTGTCCCAGGTGGTGGTGGCTGGGGTCAGGGGTGTGGGGtccccagggagggagagagacagagagacaggggatggggaaggggagagactcAGAGGACAGACAGACTCATTTCAGAGCAAGGATGGACAGCCCCtcacctgccttcctctctctagGACAGCTCTCCTACACACCCTCCCTCTCGGTGCAGCCAGGACCCATGGTGGCCTCAGGAGAGAATGTGACCCTGCTGTGTCAGTCCTGGAGCTTTGTGGACACTTTCCTTCTGTCCAAGGAGGGGGCAGCCGACCCTCCCCTGCGTCTTAGATCAAAGTACGGAGCTGGGCATTACCAGGCCAAATTCTCCATGAGTCCTGTGACCTCAGCCCAGGGGGGGACCTACAGGTGCTACAGCTCATACA
The sequence above is a segment of the Leopardus geoffroyi isolate Oge1 chromosome E2, O.geoffroyi_Oge1_pat1.0, whole genome shotgun sequence genome. Coding sequences within it:
- the LOC123578601 gene encoding leukocyte immunoglobulin-like receptor subfamily A member 6 isoform X9, encoding MTPTLTALLLLGLSVEPRTQVQAGTLLTPSIWAEPGSVVPWGSAVNIWCQGTLEAQKLHVYKEEGSMYLDRQPTLEPGNKAKFSITHMTDGHAGRYHCSYRSPAGLSERSDPLELVVTGFHDKPRLSALPRPVVTSGGKVTLQCTSRMGFHRFVLMKEGESRPAWTLDSQRHTSGQVQALFPVGPVTPSARWTFRCYGYYSNTPHMWSLSSDPLELLVSGMSRKPSLLTQQSPVVTPGQRLTLQCRSDVGYDRFALYKEGARDLPQHLSLQPQAGLSGADFPLGPVSGSHGGRYTCYGGHNLSSEWSAPSDPLDILVTGQLSYTPSLSVQPGPMVASGENVTLLCQSWSFVDTFLLSKEGAADPPLRLRSKYGAGHYQAKFSMSPVTSAQGGTYRCYSSYSNFPYLLSHPSDPLELQISGSSGEPGPPATDPSSTAGPNRYLYVLLGAAGAFVLLLCLLVVLLVRRRRQGKGRKPGAADPEPQDRGLQDRCLRARRTARGGGGAGPAGRGGWRPPRNDVCPGCRI
- the LOC123578601 gene encoding leukocyte immunoglobulin-like receptor subfamily A member 6 isoform X8; this encodes MTPTLTALLLLGLSVEPRTQVQAGTLLTPSIWAEPGSVVPWGSAVNIWCQGTLEAQKLHVYKEEGSMYLDRQPTLEPGNKAKFSITHMTDGHAGRYHCSYRSPAGLSERSDPLELVVTGFHDKPRLSALPRPVVTSGGKVTLQCTSRMGFHRFVLMKEGESRPAWTLDSQRHTSGQVQALFPVGPVTPSARWTFRCYGYYSNTPHMWSLSSDPLELLVSGMSRKPSLLTQQSPVVTPGQRLTLQCRSDVGYDRFALYKEGARDLPQHLSLQPQAGLSGADFPLGPVSGSHGGRYTCYGGHNLSSEWSAPSDPLDILVTGQLSYTPSLSVQPGPMVASGENVTLLCQSWSFVDTFLLSKEGAADPPLRLRSKYGAGHYQAKFSMSPVTSAQGGTYRCYSSYSNFPYLLSHPSDPLELQISGSSGEPGPPATDPSSTAGPNRYLYVLLGAAGAFVLLLCLLVVLLVRRRRQGKGRKPGAADPEPQDRGLQDSRCLRARRTARGGGGAGPAGRGGWRPPRNDVCPGCRI
- the LOC123578601 gene encoding leukocyte immunoglobulin-like receptor subfamily B member 3 isoform X2; the encoded protein is MTPTLTALLLLGLSVEPRTQVQAGTLLTPSIWAEPGSVVPWGSAVNIWCQGTLEAQKLHVYKEEGSMYLDRQPTLEPGNKAKFSITHMTDGHAGRYHCSYRSPAGLSERSDPLELVVTGFHDKPRLSALPRPVVTSGGKVTLQCTSRMGFHRFVLMKEGESRPAWTLDSQRHTSGQVQALFPVGPVTPSARWTFRCYGYYSNTPHMWSLSSDPLELLVSGMSRKPSLLTQQSPVVTPGQRLTLQCRSDVGYDRFALYKEGARDLPQHLSLQPQAGLSGADFPLGPVSGSHGGRYTCYGGHNLSSEWSAPSDPLDILVTGQLSYTPSLSVQPGPMVASGENVTLLCQSWSFVDTFLLSKEGAADPPLRLRSKYGAGHYQAKFSMSPVTSAQGGTYRCYSSYSNFPYLLSHPSDPLELQISGSSGEPGPPATDPSSTAGPNRYLYVLLGAAGAFVLLLCLLVVLLVRRRRQGKGRKPGAADPEPQDRGLQDSSGPAAATQEETLSDASVQDAQPEEGVELDQRQDAEDGDPQGTTYAQAAASDAPPDVTYAQLNRLTLRRETSAPHSSQAGEPPAEPSVYAALAIR
- the LOC123578601 gene encoding leukocyte immunoglobulin-like receptor subfamily B member 3 isoform X3; the protein is MTPTLTALLLLGLSVEPRTQVQAGTLLTPSIWAEPGSVVPWGSAVNIWCQGTLEAQKLHVYKEEGSMYLDRQPTLEPGNKAKFSITHMTDGHAGRYHCSYRSPAGLSERSDPLELVVTGFHDKPRLSALPRPVVTSGGKVTLQCTSRMGFHRFVLMKEGESRPAWTLDSQRHTSGQVQALFPVGPVTPSARWTFRCYGYYSNTPHMWSLSSDPLELLVSGMSRKPSLLTQQSPVVTPGQRLTLQCRSDVGYDRFALYKEGARDLPQHLSLQPQAGLSGADFPLGPVSGSHGGRYTCYGGHNLSSEWSAPSDPLDILVTGQLSYTPSLSVQPGPMVASGENVTLLCQSWSFVDTFLLSKEGAADPPLRLRSKYGAGHYQAKFSMSPVTSAQGGTYRCYSSYSNFPYLLSHPSDPLELQISGSSGEPGPPATDPSSTAGPNRYLYVLLGAAGAFVLLLCLLVVLLVRRRRQGKGRKPGAADPEPQDRGLQDSSGPAAATQEETLYASVQDAQPEEGVELDQRQDAEDGDPQGTTYAQAAASDAPPDVTYAQLNRLTLRRETSAPHSSQAGEPPAEPSVYAALAIR
- the LOC123578601 gene encoding leukocyte immunoglobulin-like receptor subfamily B member 3 isoform X4, whose translation is MTPTLTALLLLGLSVEPRTQVQAGTLLTPSIWAEPGSVVPWGSAVNIWCQGTLEAQKLHVYKEEGSMYLDRQPTLEPGNKAKFSITHMTDGHAGRYHCSYRSPAGLSERSDPLELVVTGFHDKPRLSALPRPVVTSGGKVTLQCTSRMGFHRFVLMKEGESRPAWTLDSQRHTSGQVQALFPVGPVTPSARWTFRCYGYYSNTPHMWSLSSDPLELLVSGMSRKPSLLTQQSPVVTPGQRLTLQCRSDVGYDRFALYKEGARDLPQHLSLQPQAGLSGADFPLGPVSGSHGGRYTCYGGHNLSSEWSAPSDPLDILVTGQLSYTPSLSVQPGPMVASGENVTLLCQSWSFVDTFLLSKEGAADPPLRLRSKYGAGHYQAKFSMSPVTSAQGGTYRCYSSYSNFPYLLSHPSDPLELQISGSSGEPGPPATDPSSTAGPNRYLYVLLGAAGAFVLLLCLLVVLLVRRRRQGKGRKPGAADPEPQDRGLQDSSGPAAATQEETLSDASVQDAQPEEGVELDQRDAEDGDPQGTTYAQAAASDAPPDVTYAQLNRLTLRRETSAPHSSQAGEPPAEPSVYAALAIR
- the LOC123578601 gene encoding leukocyte immunoglobulin-like receptor subfamily A member 6 isoform X7; the encoded protein is MTPTLTALLLLGLSVEPRTQVQAGTLLTPSIWAEPGSVVPWGSAVNIWCQGTLEAQKLHVYKEEGSMYLDRQPTLEPGNKAKFSITHMTDGHAGRYHCSYRSPAGLSERSDPLELVVTGFHDKPRLSALPRPVVTSGGKVTLQCTSRMGFHRFVLMKEGESRPAWTLDSQRHTSGQVQALFPVGPVTPSARWTFRCYGYYSNTPHMWSLSSDPLELLVSGMSRKPSLLTQQSPVVTPGQRLTLQCRSDVGYDRFALYKEGARDLPQHLSLQPQAGLSGADFPLGPVSGSHGGRYTCYGGHNLSSEWSAPSDPLDILVTGQLSYTPSLSVQPGPMVASGENVTLLCQSWSFVDTFLLSKEGAADPPLRLRSKYGAGHYQAKFSMSPVTSAQGGTYRCYSSYSNFPYLLSHPSDPLELQISGSSGEPGPPATDPSSTAGPNRYLYVLLGAAGAFVLLLCLLVVLLVRRRRQGKGRKPGAADPEPQDRGLQDRCLRARRTARGGGGAGPAAGRGGWRPPRNDVCPGCRI
- the LOC123578601 gene encoding leukocyte immunoglobulin-like receptor subfamily A member 6 isoform X6 encodes the protein MTPTLTALLLLGLSVEPRTQVQAGTLLTPSIWAEPGSVVPWGSAVNIWCQGTLEAQKLHVYKEEGSMYLDRQPTLEPGNKAKFSITHMTDGHAGRYHCSYRSPAGLSERSDPLELVVTGFHDKPRLSALPRPVVTSGGKVTLQCTSRMGFHRFVLMKEGESRPAWTLDSQRHTSGQVQALFPVGPVTPSARWTFRCYGYYSNTPHMWSLSSDPLELLVSGMSRKPSLLTQQSPVVTPGQRLTLQCRSDVGYDRFALYKEGARDLPQHLSLQPQAGLSGADFPLGPVSGSHGGRYTCYGGHNLSSEWSAPSDPLDILVTGQLSYTPSLSVQPGPMVASGENVTLLCQSWSFVDTFLLSKEGAADPPLRLRSKYGAGHYQAKFSMSPVTSAQGGTYRCYSSYSNFPYLLSHPSDPLELQISGSSGEPGPPATDPSSTAGPNRYLYVLLGAAGAFVLLLCLLVVLLVRRRRQGKGRKPGAADPEPQDRGLQDSRCLRARRTARGGGGAGPAAGRGGWRPPRNDVCPGCRI
- the LOC123578601 gene encoding leukocyte immunoglobulin-like receptor subfamily A member 6 isoform X1, whose translation is MTPTLTALLLLGLSVEPRTQVQAGTLLTPSIWAEPGSVVPWGSAVNIWCQGTLEAQKLHVYKEEGSMYLDRQPTLEPGNKAKFSITHMTDGHAGRYHCSYRSPAGLSERSDPLELVVTGFHDKPRLSALPRPVVTSGGKVTLQCTSRMGFHRFVLMKEGESRPAWTLDSQRHTSGQVQALFPVGPVTPSARWTFRCYGYYSNTPHMWSLSSDPLELLVSGMSRKPSLLTQQSPVVTPGQRLTLQCRSDVGYDRFALYKEGARDLPQHLSLQPQAGLSGADFPLGPVSGSHGGRYTCYGGHNLSSEWSAPSDPLDILVTGQLSYTPSLSVQPGPMVASGENVTLLCQSWSFVDTFLLSKEGAADPPLRLRSKYGAGHYQAKFSMSPVTSAQGGTYRCYSSYSNFPYLLSHPSDPLELQISGSSGEPGPPATDPSSTAGPNRYLYVLLGAAGAFVLLLCLLVVLLVRRRRQGKGRKPGAADPEPQDRGLQDSRCLRARRTARGGGGAGPAAGRGGWRPPRNDVCPGEPLKIKTQSGTGHNPLWGGLPDTEDKQAEEDRQMDSQAAASDAPPDVTYAQLNRLTLRRETSAPHSSQAGEPPAEPSVYAALAIR
- the LOC123578601 gene encoding leukocyte immunoglobulin-like receptor subfamily B member 3 isoform X5, which encodes MTPTLTALLLLGLSVEPRTQVQAGTLLTPSIWAEPGSVVPWGSAVNIWCQGTLEAQKLHVYKEEGSMYLDRQPTLEPGNKAKFSITHMTDGHAGRYHCSYRSPAGLSERSDPLELVVTGFHDKPRLSALPRPVVTSGGKVTLQCTSRMGFHRFVLMKEGESRPAWTLDSQRHTSGQVQALFPVGPVTPSARWTFRCYGYYSNTPHMWSLSSDPLELLVSGMSRKPSLLTQQSPVVTPGQRLTLQCRSDVGYDRFALYKEGARDLPQHLSLQPQAGLSGADFPLGPVSGSHGGRYTCYGGHNLSSEWSAPSDPLDILVTGQLSYTPSLSVQPGPMVASGENVTLLCQSWSFVDTFLLSKEGAADPPLRLRSKYGAGHYQAKFSMSPVTSAQGGTYRCYSSYSNFPYLLSHPSDPLELQISGSSGEPGPPATDPSSTAGPNRYLYVLLGAAGAFVLLLCLLVVLLVRRRRQGKGRKPGAADPEPQDRGLQDSSGPAAATQEETLYASVQDAQPEEGVELDQRDAEDGDPQGTTYAQAAASDAPPDVTYAQLNRLTLRRETSAPHSSQAGEPPAEPSVYAALAIR